The Elgaria multicarinata webbii isolate HBS135686 ecotype San Diego chromosome 15, rElgMul1.1.pri, whole genome shotgun sequence sequence TGCTGTAGCTATGCTGGAAGGTAAGGATATCAATTCTCTTAAATAAACTTCTGTTCGATATCGCACCCCCACTCCAAATTTGCTTAAAATTTTGCtgccagaggggaaaaaaatgcAGTGGTAGCTCCAGAAGAGaccaggagctccatcagatgagcattttattgcacactcgttactgggcactcacggatttttacgggtccctctcatgacgtcgtctgcctcccgccccttctagccttctttgtgcgacAAAAGGACACCCCagaaagtctgacttatttttaaagaccaaagttgccgctgtctcctgctgtgtgcaggagaggcagcgcaatcaaaacggcccattgaatgggccccATGCACGttgtgtttacttcctctttcaaaagaggaagtaatgagggacaaacacaggggcggagaagcgacggtaaggaaacatgattttcccctctGTGATGATGCTCCAGGGCTCAAATCTGTAATCAGCTGTGAAACCAGCAATCTATTCTTATGAGTGGCGAGGTAGCGAGTACTGGATTCACGTCAGACTTCAGGTTGTGTCAGTTTACTCTTTGTAAAGCTGTCTTAAGCGTAAGCTGCCATGGCCTTCTAGCTATCCCTTGCTGGAAACACAGAGCAGAGGAAACCTGAAGGGAACTCTGCAGCTGTGAATGCCTGCAGCTGGATCGAAGACTGGGACAGGCACACAGaaactttttttcccccatgTGTGGTTTTTCAAGCTAGTGAAGATGAGAAGAGGAGGATCAAccggggcctaatctacaccaagcaggatataacacttttaaaacagtctgaaaactatatatggagtgtgtcctgggccccaacacttgtcactactgttagaaaccattttaaagcagtagtgtagaccctgccttggCTAGCAAGTGAACGAGGAGGACGAAAACCAGTGTGCTAGACAAAGGCATTAATATAAAATGAGAGCCAGTAGCATGCTCAAAGTAGGGCAAAACTGAAAGTTCACCTGAACAAATGTTCAGTTCAAAATGTGggtaataaagcaaaaagccctgaaacacccccccccctcaatgcagTGACACCCTTCCACAGGAATAGTCCCCTTTGGGCCTGGGTAAAGACTGTAATATTTTGTCGCAGCCCCCACTACCTCCGCATAATGTATAGAGCTTAGTCAGGACAATAGTGGTAGAAGTAGTTCCAACTTACACAATCCCCACAGGTATTTTTCAAGCTGTGATTGAACCTCACCCTGACTTGGATACGCCCAAAGTTTCTGAGTCAACCAGACAGCACTCAAAATTGTTCAAAACATTTCCCACCACACACTTTCAGTTTAGACTCAATTCAAAGCATTTGCACCAAGCATCTCTCTGTGTTGTGGATTACAGAGATTATCGCTACAATCTAAACTGAGTCTTAGATATGAGAACCATCCCATAATAGTCGGTAGGAAGGTGATAATTTTAAGATCCCCCTTCACCTGAACTAAATTGCCAAATGGGCGGTGTTGACAGAAGAGGCAAGTGAAATTCAAGGACTTAATTCTCACCTGGGAGAAGCCATTTCAACACCGCTGAAAGCAATATTATATACATGAATTCCAAAGGAGAATAGAAATGGACTTCACCTTTACTGCTGCAACAAGTgatattttgctgctgcttctttttcttttatagaGATGGTGTGTGTCTAAGTCCTTTGAAAGCACATGAAAATATCACTGTCGCAGCAGGCATGGAAGCCTTCGGACAATTGAAGCCAAAGATCGAAGGCTTCTCACCATTTAGACAAGACAACTTCTCGGAATCACAATTTAAGTTAGAGCGGTGTTTCCCTTGCATTAGCCTTATCAGCTTTAAAGCAAAACGTTCCCTGTcactccccccactccagcacacacacacacacacacacaatctgagcTGTGCTTTCGCCATTGTGTGTGATTACAGCATGGGAGGCTGAGTCTATGGTGCATAAAAGTCTGTAAAAGCAGGACATCTGCAATGCCTCTgatatctctcccccaccctccgaaTTAATTGCAGTGCTGTTTTATGCTGTCGATTGTGTCAAGCACCGAGCTTTTAGAAACTTAGAAGCGTGCATTTGTAGTCTGGAAAACCGTATTCCAGTTCCTtaagtgaaggggtgtgtgtgtgtgtgtgtgtgtgtgtgtgtatgcccattttggagggggagggggaatcctgcCTGCTTCTGAGAGACCTTGAGGTACAGATCTGACCAAATGAAGTCTGCAATTCCAGACTCCATTAGCATTAAGAACCACTTATCAGATCCAACAAAGCTTTATTGCTTTCTACCTGCCCTAGATTACTTAGATTCCTGAGCATAAGATGCTAGCGAGGACAAGGCCCGTAACCTCTCTTTTGTTCTGCAGATCTATTCCACGCTATGCAAAGCGAGAAGTGCCACACTGCCATCTGCAGACAGGAATTACCCCCTAATACGCTCATTCAGCAGCAATCAAAATTTCCTCATAGCCAAGAGTCACTTCGTTCTCAATTTCTTCTTTTTAGTATTGATGAATCGCAAACTGTTTACTTCTCGGTGCTTCAGCCAAGCGTGAACATTcgggttaaaaaaaataaaaataaaatctaacggCAGAATGAAAtcaaaggaaggagggaggcagggaagcagagagagggagagcgcgGTGCAAGGAGAACCTTGGTATTACCTGTCTGGTGTGGATAGAGCCTGGAGTCTTGAACCCTGCTTGACAGCTGCATTCAGAGACACTGTAAGGGTCCGAACTACTGGAGGAACACTTGGAAAGTGAATCACAGCCCACCACAAAGGTGTTATCCAGAGGCAGTTCCTGAATGACATGGTGCTTCTTCGGAGGCACAGGAGTCTCAGGTTTAATTTGAAAAGTGGGCTGTGGGGAGGCAGACTTGTAGTGCTTTGCTAAATCTGGGCTGTCGGGCTTAAAGGTGGTTGGTGTGGTGGCCCAGTTATATTTTCCCATAGTCTGTTCTTCTAGCTCTACAGGAATGTCCAAAGTGCCATTGATGTGTTCATGGCCAGGATCATCGGGCTTTGATTCTTCAATGGTGACAAAGTTGAGAAGAAGGCTTTTTGGAGaacgcttcttcttcttcttcttcttcttcttgatctgACGGTTTTCTTGGTTTGGAGAGACCCACTCGCCACTTTGCTTGCTTTTCTGGACAACCTTGTGCCTGGGCGTTTGACGGCATCGCACCAGAGCAGTCACAAAAATGACAAGTATGACCGTCATGGTGCCCGCAATTATGGCAATAATGATCTTGACATAGTCATTCGTCTGTGGGGTTATCTCACCATCCCCAACATTTTGTCCAACTGGAGTTTCCATGTTTCGGCGCACTAACTCTTGGACAAATGATCCATTGGTGACAGTTTCATTCACAAATAAATGCACCAACGCTATGGTATACAGTGACTCCGGCTGTCCTAAATCATTGACTTTGATAACCAGTCTGTGTAACCCATGATCTGCTGAAATAACTTTTTCTTTCAAAGTAACATTGCCTGTTAACTGGTCAATCATAAACAATCCCCTTGAATTCCCACCTATAATGCTGTAGCGCAATTCTGCATTCATCCCTGTATCATTGTCAACAGCAAACACCTTCGTCACTACAGAGCCTGGGCTGGTGGACATTGGGACCAAGTCATATGAATAGTTAGATGAAGGTATGACAAATACAGGCCTGTTGTCATTCACGTCAACCACATTGATAGTCACCTTGGCTGTTGATGATCGTTGTAGCCTTCCTCCATCCACAGCCTTCACCTGAAAGGTATAAGATCCTTGCTGCTCCCTGTCAAAGGTAATATTAGGCCTTATGACTCCAGTGAGGGGATCAATAATGAAATTATCCTTGCCATTTAATATCGACAAGGTCACTGCCGCGTTCTCGCCAGAGTCCGCATCTGTCACAGTGATCAGCCCGACGGTGCCGTACATGGGTAGATTTTCAGGCACGTAGAAATTATATTCATTGTGTGTGAAAGCGGGGCTGTTGTCATTTTGGTCCAAGACTGAAACGGTCACTGTAGCGTTGGTCTGCAAAGGTGGTGTGCCATTATCTTTAGCCAGTACAGTGAACGAATACCTGTCCTGCTTTTCCCTGTCTAGTTTTCTCACTGCTGTCAGAATGCCGGTGCGTCGGTCCAGGTTGAAAATAGGGGGTGCATCCAAGCCCAGCATGTAGCTGATCTCAGCGTTGTGGCCACTGTCAGCATCTGTAGCACTGATCTTGGTCAGCTGGGTGCCAGGAGCATTGTTCTCTGGGATAGAAAGTCCAATAACAGGCTGTGTGAAGACTGGGGCATTGTCATTCTCATCCTTGATTTTTATGAGGAGCATTGCAGACTGGTTCAAGGGTGGTTTCCCTGAATCAGAAGCCACTATTTTAAGAGCATATTCCCGGGTAGCCTCATAGTCCAGGAAGGTGGCTGTCTCCAGTAAAAACTGGTTATCAAACACAGGCTTTAATCTGAATGGTACATCATGGTCTGTGAAGCAGGTAACTTTACCGTTAAGGTCAGCATCCTTATCCATTACTGTAATCAGTGCAATTTTAGTATTGAGTAGTGCTTTCTCAGATAAAAGCACCGTCCCATTCACTGGATTGATAATGTACCTCGTGTCTATTGATGGAATGTTATCATTAATGTCAGTGACATTCACCGTCACCGTTGCTCTTGAGGGTGTTGAGCTGCCGTCACTTGCTAGGACTGTTAACTTGTGTACCGGGGATTCCTCCCGGTCCAATGGCTGCTTGATGGTGATGAGACCAGTGGCATTATCGATGGCAAACAGCCTTTTGGCCAAGTTGGAGATCTGGCTGCTGAAGTAGAAGTGGATCTGGGCATTGGACCCCAGGTCGGCATCAGTGGCATGAAGCTGAGAAACAGAGGTACCCACAGGGGCATTTTCAGGGACACTGACTTCAATATCATTCTCCTTGAACACTGGGCGGTTGTCATTCACATCAGTGACTGTTACTTGGAGGATGGCGGTGCTGGATCGTGGGGGGTTTCCACCATCTTCCACTTTAATCTTCATCACATAGGTGTCCTTTTGCTCTCTGTCAAGGATCTGCTGCACTATCAACTGGGGCCATTTGTCCCCTTCAGGAGTCTCAATTATATCAAGTCCAAATACATTTTGACCCTAGAAGCCATAAACAGAGAGAAGAGAATGTATTATTGCATCGATCTCATACGAATCTACTATATCCATGCTTTCCAAACAATATCTATATGTATCTCTTTATGGGATCACCTGGACCTTTAAAGTTGAATAAGGTGCAGTACTTTCATTCTTTGTCATGCCAACAAATAAGGAAACAATTCTAAATATATATTCTAAATATatactgctgttgttgcttaatAGCattcattggccccgttcagacaacacgctaaaccatgctgcttaaccacaaaatggttaatggaatgcattaaggttactgcattccgttaaccattttgtggttaagcagcagggtttagcatattgtctgaacggggccattgacaGTTTTGGTTCTTtggttttttgctgctgcttttaattagtGGTAAATATATTTTactgtttgtttgattgttttagagtttgtaagccattctgagcaattcttttttgggaggggaaatgtgaggaataaatattttaattaaatagaTAGATGAAAGGCAGACAGACAGattcatacatacatgcatacatacatacctgGTTCAGGTGTAATGATAAGCCAACATTCTCCAGAATCCTTCCTTGAGCATGTATACTGGTGGTGCACACTGCCTAATCATTCCCCCTTAACTCCTGCTGCCGACAGGAGTGGCTACACAAGCTGAGAAATCTCACAACCTCAATTCCCAAACCAGGAAACCTCCATAATTGACTTGTTACTCTCTTAATGAGCCAGAATCATACGCCAagtggtttgtttagccactcccatgGGCAGGATTCCTAATCTACCAAATTTCAGAAGAATCTTATGTCCAAATCAGGTCATTGACATGGCAGTAAATACCACAGAACTCTATGGGTAACTTCCCTCTGAGTAAATCTGGGCAGGTACTGCTGTGAAGCTTAACAACATTTTGAATTAAACCAGTTCTCCGTATATCCATGAATTTCACATAATGTCCGTTGTTTATTATAGCGAATCTGTATCCAGTCATTAGTCACATACGggaccctttttcttttcttttttttagccgTCATGAtgatttaacagaaaaaaagaacctCAAAGAATTTCTCCCCTTCAATGTTCTCAATGGCCTGACATTCATCAAGATCTTTCTGACTGTGAAAATTTGCAGAGATTGGCAAGGCTGCATTAGCGGTGATGACTGGGGAATGCGCTCACCAAAAATAAACGCTAAGGATAAATAGTGAATGGAATGTTTCAGATAAGAAATGCCTGTGAGATAAAGAAGGTTTTGTACGGGATCTAGACTATCATGAAATGTGTTGCATTAACCTTTTGCTGTGTTGAGCTAAGAGGGCTGAACCAATCTCAGCATGGAAGAGAAGAAAAACTACTCAGAAGTgttagcccccaccccaccttttcctcctaCCCCCTTTAAGGGTGGGTGTGAGAATACACATGGAAGCTGGATTTGATCTACATACAACTATATATCTGTTCATGTTTGGGAACGTGCACCTCCTGTTCACTGCGGACATGGTTACAGCAGCAAAtacaggggccatagctagacctaaggtttatccctgtatcgtccaggggtcaaacctgttcacctaggtgacacacaggggaaccagtgttcaggcaggggcgaaccctggatgatcccaggataaaccttaggtctagctgtggcctaatttGCTCATAAAGCAGCATAAAGTATGAAATAGCTCTAAGGATTGTAATAgctgaacaacaacaactgagGGATTTATTTTCTTTCCTTGCTGGACAAGACACTCTGATATAGCAGCAGAGAGGCTATGCCATGCTGGACAACAGATTACCACCTGATTTAAGGTTGGTTGGCCAGATCAGTTAATGTGCTAGTACAGATAGCAGTTGAATTTGCTCAGGAGGCCTCCTTACCTAAAAGCTTCACTTTGTTACTTGGCTGctgcacaggaaaaaaaaaaaaagcttcggAAGGGGACCCCAGTAATTATCACAACGACATCTGCCTCCCAGCAAGCCAGCTGGTCTGCTTAATCACAGCAACTATGGTTTGAACTACTACTCTCTGGTCCAATATGCCTTTCAcagcatcttttttctttttttaagtagcTTTCCCTGCCTCTTGACCACATCCAAAGCCAACCCACACAATGCATCTGTAAGTAAGCAGATCTGGCGGGTGGCTGCATTCAGTCATATGCGTTGCACATCATTACCTGCAACTATCGTCTGACTGCTCCTTTTGCACTTATCACAGTTCCCCTATAGTGCCTCATTCATTCTTATCAAGTATCTGCCTCCACCATGCCTGTCATGATAAGAATGAACAGACCATGGCAAATTGGATTCATGCTACCCTTTGTCAAACAAGGGGGGAAAGGATAATGCAATAGCTGGCAGTATCCTGTGCAAATCCTAAATTCTATGTCTTAAAATTTATAGTATGAATCAAAAATAGCCAAGTTGCAACTGAATCACACTACTGTATTACAAACAAATCAACTTCAAGGTAGTTTTgtatttttctctccttctttcttaaaaaaaatcgtAACGTATTTCATAGCTGCAGTGAAAATCAGATTCCAAGTGTTAAAACAATGCAACCATTCCATTTACACAATGAATAATAAGGATCCTGAAATAGGTTTTGTTGAACATGGCATGCCGTTATAGCAAAACAGATGCGTGGGCATGGAGACAGACTTTATAAACATCTCTTACTCGGCACAGGGCATGTGAGAACTATGTTTTGGTAATGCTGGTGGGAAAATAGAATTTGATTTCTGTTAGATGGGCACCCAAGTCTGGGAATGTAGGAGTTCCctcctttgagagagagagagagagagagagagagagagagagagagagagagagagagagagagagagagagcaagcaacaTATCCCCTAAGGAGGAAGAAGTGATTAGCATTCATCAATAGCAATCTCTCTGAGTGATGGGAAATGGTGCTGACAGGCAGCAAAGGGAACGGTGCCAGCTCTACATCACCAGAAACGAGAACGGGAGTGAGAATGCGGAAACATTGAGGATGGAGGTGAAAATAGACAACAAGAAACAAGGGACATCCAATTTTCTATTTGCTTTTCAAGATTATCCGGGCCTGTTGTGATGTATGCCAGCAATCCAGGACAGAGAAGTCCAACGTTTTAAACCTTCAAATATGAGGCTGCTGGGATATCATGGGGCATTTTCACACATGAGCATTAAAGCAGCTTATAATGCAAAGGTAAAAGCCTCATTGGTCAGAATGCACAACTCCATAACAGAAGGTCCCCCTTTCGATTCtgttctacattttaaaaaagttcacaCAAGCAATGCAATGGAGACTCAAAATCAACTTAAGACTCATGGGTGTGTACAGCCTTTGGTTCTGGAATTCTTTAACTCTAATTCAAGAGTGCCAGGATTCTTGAATTAGAGATTCATTTATAGGGCAACACCAGTCTGCACATACCCAGGGGTACTTATTGGCTGCTTTGCTCACCACAACATGCGGATTGCATGCACTGAGGCAGTGTGACTGATGCCGTCAATATCACCATTGCATAATATATTAATTCTTCCCAGTCAAGGACACTAAATTAGACACCAATAGAATGCTGGTTCCAGGGTTTGAGGACCTCCTAGCTCCCCTCGGTGAGTCTTCTTTCCTATAGGAAAGGCAGGGACCCAACAAGAATTCTATCACACTACCTCTGACCTTCATGGGTGCACCATGCAAAGTCAGCATGCCAGCAACACTACCACCTGcatcacaagatatagtgatgggcaccaatttggatagctttaaagaggtggattagacaaattcatggaggataatgctatcagaggcagtatggctatgttCACCAATTACTGAAGAACTTGGGTGGAAAGGTGCTGATGCACTGTTGACATATTTGTATTTTCCTACTGACAGTTGACTGACCACTACGGAAtcctgtactagatggacccttggtgtgatccataatggctcttcttatgtttaataCAACCTTGCCACCCATTGGAGCCAGCCCTAGATCTATATCCCAAACAAATATTTGGTGACTATCCCAAACAAAATATTTGGTGAACCTGATCATGTGACGACTACCCCATGTTGGGACTTGAGCATATGTGGAGTATAATATGATTTTGAAACTCTGTTCTTCACCACGCAAAAGCATAAAaacctaagaacgtaagaagagccctgctggatgagaccaagggtccctctgttccagcattctgttcacagtggccaaccagctgcccacaagaaacctgcccatgttccctagcaactggtgtacataggcatactgtctctgaaacctaaggtagcatatagccatcaggactagtagccattgacagccttatcctccattaatttgacTAATCTagctctttaaagccatccaaatcagtgtcCATCACTATGACTTGTGGTAAAGGTGGTAGTGGAGATCAATCATCCTTTTGGTGAGCTTCTGCACCTACACACAACTCCCCATATAGAATTCCCTTTCTGTAGTTTGACTTAAAACTGTCTCTTGTTCATATGGTTTTTAAGCCCTTAGTCCTTATCCCCAAGAGAAACCAAACCTAAATATGGTCATTTGGTCTCATCCATCCCTTGTCCACACTTTCCCAACTTTTGGCACtggcttacaatttaaatttagtttgcattctcttcccctccttattgttttactatgattttattagaatgtaagcctatgcggcagagtcttgctatttactgttttactctgtacagcaccatgtacattgatggtgctatataaataaataaataaataaataaataaataaataaataataataataataataaagtgttttgttttctttgtcttATGTCCCATCTGCATCAATTGCACATTATAAATAATACTGAGGCAGCTCTTAGCCAAATGCTTAACCAAAATCCAATTTTATGCGTACTTTTACTACAGACTTCTTGCATTGACTAGGGAGCAGCATCTTTTCAGATTGTTGCTGATGTCATGTCAGTGGCTATTTCCAAAGGAACTGCACCATGGTAAATGGCCCCAACCTGCATTTTCTTCCTTTGGTTGCAAAACTGCTAAAATGATATATGCTGCCATCAGGGGGAGGGGTTGTGTAAGAATTGGCAGAAATATGtaacagaaggggggggggaacttccgttcttttctttatttgcaaACAAGTTGGCAGATGTGCATTGAATATCCTGTCATTAGCTCCTGCAACTACAACACTTAGATTTTTAATTCATGCACAGATATACTCTGTCTGGCTTCTCCTTTTTTCAACAGCCACATGTGAAAAGACACACATTTTTCTCCATTCcagtacaaaaaaaaagaaagaaagagaaaatacacTGAACAGGGTAGAGAGAGGAAAGATTAAGTAGAAAGCAAGGGAAGAGGTAACAAGTTCAGTTCACAGCAGCTCACCTGATACAGGTGTGTGATTGAGAACACCATCACACCAGGGCAAGCAGACAATAAAAATGATTCAATGGGAAGCTAAAACTGGCTTCACACATGCATTTGAGAATATATATCCCACAGTCCAAAAgtgctcagagtggcttacatctATTTAAACCCCCAAATCAACAATATTTGATAAAACAATTAAACAGAttgaaaaacacagagagaattgAAGCAGATAAAACTGTCAAAACATGAGCAAGGGAAGTCTTTAAATCTTAAATCAGTGAAACTAAAAGAatgactatctatctatctatctatctatctatctatctaaacatATATATTCAACTGGGGGAGTCCTAACTGAGCAGCAGAAgacagagggtgtgtgtgaaattgaCCTCATGAGGATGTCAGTTTCACAATACTCATGTCACCACAGAGATGAATCCCAGCTAATGTTGCTTCAGTCATGGTCAACTTTAGGAATATTGGACAAATACGCAATAGgttcaaatgagttcggattctgcagcagacctgGCTTTTTATGAGTCATGCAGATTCCGCAGAGTTGCAAATGGTTTTTcactttctgggagggaggggaattcgCACCAATTCGCATTAGCATGGATATGCATTAGCACAAATGTCACTAATGCGAATTAGTGCGGACAGAATGAAATGCTGGgattttacttcttcttttttaacaaaatTCCATCAAAgaacagatgatggaacaaagATGAAATACAAATAGgatagatttcacaaaatccatacatccctgctCAAGATGAAAGGTGATTGCCTGATGACAGCTACAAGAAGTAATGATTtatatgtgtgaatgagccatcataGATACAGCTTTTCTACCATCCATTGCATCACCTTAACAGCTCTTATTTTCAGTGGAGTCATTTCACCTGTTTAAGCTACAAGCCATTGGATGTTGAGTTGTCAAGTGACATCTAGTGATGTATATGCATGTGTCAATCAACTCTAATTCTGGGTGTCATGCCAAACCAAAAACTAACACCACTGAATGTTGAACAACTCTGGATAGAGGATATCAtacaatcacattattattattattattattattattattattattattattattaataataataatttaaacaaacaaacattttgattgttttaaaatcaaCATTTCATCTTT is a genomic window containing:
- the PCDH11X gene encoding protocadherin-11 X-linked isoform X2, with amino-acid sequence MDLLSGTYLLAVLFACIVFQSGAQEKNYTVREELPENVLIGNLLKDLNLTLDPDVPLSSPLQFKLVYKTGDVPLVRVEENTGEIFTTANRIDREKLCSGIFSENRCFYEVEVAVLPDEVFRLVKIRFLIEDINDNAPLFPSTVINISIPENTAINSRYSVPSAIDPDIGVNGIQHYELLKPKTAPKRTFGSITNEQGQNVFGLDIIETPEGDKWPQLIVQQILDREQKDTYVMKIKVEDGGNPPRSSTAILQVTVTDVNDNRPVFKENDIEVSVPENAPVGTSVSQLHATDADLGSNAQIHFYFSSQISNLAKRLFAIDNATGLITIKQPLDREESPVHKLTVLASDGSSTPSRATVTVNVTDINDNIPSIDTRYIINPVNGTVLLSEKALLNTKIALITVMDKDADLNGKVTCFTDHDVPFRLKPVFDNQFLLETATFLDYEATREYALKIVASDSGKPPLNQSAMLLIKIKDENDNAPVFTQPVIGLSIPENNAPGTQLTKISATDADSGHNAEISYMLGLDAPPIFNLDRRTGILTAVRKLDREKQDRYSFTVLAKDNGTPPLQTNATVTVSVLDQNDNSPAFTHNEYNFYVPENLPMYGTVGLITVTDADSGENAAVTLSILNGKDNFIIDPLTGVIRPNITFDREQQGSYTFQVKAVDGGRLQRSSTAKVTINVVDVNDNRPVFVIPSSNYSYDLVPMSTSPGSVVTKVFAVDNDTGMNAELRYSIIGGNSRGLFMIDQLTGNVTLKEKVISADHGLHRLVIKVNDLGQPESLYTIALVHLFVNETVTNGSFVQELVRRNMETPVGQNVGDGEITPQTNDYVKIIIAIIAGTMTVILVIFVTALVRCRQTPRHKVVQKSKQSGEWVSPNQENRQIKKKKKKKKKRSPKSLLLNFVTIEESKPDDPGHEHINGTLDIPVELEEQTMGKYNWATTPTTFKPDSPDLAKHYKSASPQPTFQIKPETPVPPKKHHVIQELPLDNTFVVGCDSLSKCSSSSSDPYSVSECSCQAGFKTPGSIHTRQL
- the PCDH11X gene encoding protocadherin-11 X-linked isoform X1, giving the protein MDLLSGTYLLAVLFACIVFQSGAQEKNYTVREELPENVLIGNLLKDLNLTLDPDVPLSSPLQFKLVYKTGDVPLVRVEENTGEIFTTANRIDREKLCSGIFSENRCFYEVEVAVLPDEVFRLVKIRFLIEDINDNAPLFPSTVINISIPENTAINSRYSVPSAIDPDIGVNGIQHYELLKPKTAPKRTFGSITNEQGQNVFGLDIIETPEGDKWPQLIVQQILDREQKDTYVMKIKVEDGGNPPRSSTAILQVTVTDVNDNRPVFKENDIEVSVPENAPVGTSVSQLHATDADLGSNAQIHFYFSSQISNLAKRLFAIDNATGLITIKQPLDREESPVHKLTVLASDGSSTPSRATVTVNVTDINDNIPSIDTRYIINPVNGTVLLSEKALLNTKIALITVMDKDADLNGKVTCFTDHDVPFRLKPVFDNQFLLETATFLDYEATREYALKIVASDSGKPPLNQSAMLLIKIKDENDNAPVFTQPVIGLSIPENNAPGTQLTKISATDADSGHNAEISYMLGLDAPPIFNLDRRTGILTAVRKLDREKQDRYSFTVLAKDNGTPPLQTNATVTVSVLDQNDNSPAFTHNEYNFYVPENLPMYGTVGLITVTDADSGENAAVTLSILNGKDNFIIDPLTGVIRPNITFDREQQGSYTFQVKAVDGGRLQRSSTAKVTINVVDVNDNRPVFVIPSSNYSYDLVPMSTSPGSVVTKVFAVDNDTGMNAELRYSIIGGNSRGLFMIDQLTGNVTLKEKVISADHGLHRLVIKVNDLGQPESLYTIALVHLFVNETVTNGSFVQELVRRNMETPVGQNVGDGEITPQTNDYVKIIIAIIAGTMTVILVIFVTALVRCRQTPRHKVVQKSKQSGEWVSPNQENRQIKKKKKKKKKRSPKSLLLNFVTIEESKPDDPGHEHINGTLDIPVELEEQTMGKYNWATTPTTFKPDSPDLAKHYKSASPQPTFQIKPETPVPPKKHHVIQELPLDNTFVVGCDSLSKCSSSSSDPYSVSECSCQAGFKTPGSIHTRQHSKEVGRPQTPLKETSLESWTQPQSQRRVTFHLPDGSQESCSDSGLGDHEPSSTTSTSHPLPLGFPQEEYYEQTSPNSRTEGDGNSDPESTIEVNLQKALAEASETCTQECLILGHSDNCWMPPSLTQFQQCNPPLPAFGFQQGWGRGAMPEGRHTLGRPLPKDDTDKGQGGPRPQFYNTCERHCTSEDPVKVIPLANFIPAQATPVSVSNATLIHEHQL